In uncultured Desulfuromonas sp., the genomic stretch AGATTGACGCTGTTGAGTACTGGTGCAGTATCCACATCCATGATCACATCATCGGCGACCAGCGGGCTGTGGTTTTGCTCGGTACAGATCTGTAGGGCCTTGTTGAGAATGGTGAACACGCGCAGATGGCGGTGGCGCTTATGACTGGCGTCAATCAGATACCAGCGGGCCTGGGCGCGATCCGTGTGGCGAATCGACTGTTCAGCGGCATCGCGGATGCGCGAGTAATGGTCGAAATGCCACATGGCGCGCTTGATCATCTCCGGCGATTCTTTGTGCTTTTTCTTCAGTTTCTGATGTTTTTGTTTCTGCGTTTCCGCACTGAGGTGAAACCAGAATTTAAGGATCACCGCATGGTCGTCGGCGAGCATCTTCTCCAGGCGGACAATGCGGCGCATGTCGTGTTCCAGGGCGATTTCATCGGCCTGGCCTTCAACATAGCGACGCATGGGATCGGTGTACCAGGCACCGAAAAAGATGCCGATCTGGCCCCGTTTGGGCATCGCCCGCCAGAATCGCCAATGGTCGGGCCGTTGCTGTTCTTCGTCGCTGGTTTCCCAAAAGGTCTGGATCACCACATTGCGCATGTCAAGCATGTCGCCTAGAGCATTGACCAGCTCCCCTTTACCGGCACCATCCATTCCGGAGATCAGAAGAATGATCGGCCCTGAGGCCTTTTGACAGGCGATCTGGGCGGTGATCAGCTGGGTACGCAGTTGGGCGATGGCGTCTTTGTACTCCTGCTTGTCGACCTGTTGGCCGAGTTCGACAGATTCAAACATGGTGCCCTCCTGCGTGGTTAGGTTGGAGGTTCGATTTGGGGTGGTTCTTGAACAACCTCAGCAGATTTTTTGCCGGAAAACAATCGGCCGATGGCGGCAAACACCTTTTTGATTCCCCGCCACAGTTTCGGCAGCAGCCAGACCAGCAGCAAAATAAAAACAATCAGCAAACCGATGAACACCAGGGGGTGATTAAGGGCCACCCACAGTCCACCGATGACGGCGACATCTTCACTCAGTGAGGCCGCCCAATTGGTCACCGGCTCGGGTGAGGTGTTGATCAGCACCCGCGAACCGGCCTTGGTGGCATGAGTCGCCGCCGTCAGAGTGCCGCCGACAATCGCAGCGGCCAGACTGATCGAGGGATCAACGCCACCGGTGGCTGCTGCGGCCAGAGCGGCGCCGGCCGGAATGCGGATAAAGGTGTGGATGGTGTCCCAGCCGGTATCCACACCGGGGAATTTATCAGCAAAGAACTCCACCACATACATCAGGGCGCTGGCGCCGATAACGATGGGTTCCTGAACAATCTGCAATGTCTGTGGAAGGACCATGGTGCCGGAATTGCCCATCAGCCCCAGCACCAGAATGGTGGCGTAGAGGTTGATGCCGCTGGCCCAGGCCGCGCCCATGCTCAAGGCGATAACGGCTGTAATCTGATCCAGTTGATCCATGGGTTACTCCTTCTCCTTTTCATCATCTGGAAAGGCGCTTTCAATGACAAACGACAGCTCCTCTTCCGGCGCTTTGGCAATCGGATTGTCCTGCTTGTCCGGCACAGCCGTTGCGGATTGCGTGGCTTCTTCGCCGGTCTGATCCGTTGGCGGAGCAGCCGGTGGGCTTGAAGTCTTGGCCGCCGTGGCCTTACGCGGCTGGCGCGGTGGGAACTTTTTCCACAGACCGTCGCGGTTGAAGCTCTCCCACCCCCAGTTGATCCAACGCAGCAGGGCTGAAGCCAGCCACAGCGCCCACAGCAACATCAACACGCGGTAGACATACATCGGCACTGAAACCGCCCATGCTTCTGCGACCGGGCCGAGACTGCGGTCTTGATACCAGCGCAGATTCCACGCCGTTGAGTTGTTGCCGGCAATCTGCATTTCCGGCAGCCCCAACAATCCTTGCTGAATGGCGCTGAGAATCGTAAGTAGTGCAATGACGCTTAAAAAGACCAGGCCCGTTTGTGCCAGGTTGAAACGCAGTGGCGTGTTCAGTTTATCGCTATGGTCACGGCGCACTCCCAGCAACACCAGCCAGCCGACTACCGGCAGCAGCGCCGGCAGACTGGCCTGACTCAGTCCGGCACACAGCAGCAGCCAGTGCCACCAGCGCAGCGGTGTTGGCGCTTTGCGGCCGAGAATCAAGGCTCCGGCCAGGATCACCAGCAGCACGCCCCAGAACAACACCGCTGGTCCGAGCACCGGCCCGCCGACAAACAATGTCCAGCGACTCTCAGGCAGCTTGAGAGCCATATGACTCTCAACATGAGAGGTGCCGAGATTAACCGTTGGCGTTTTTGTCAGACAACTGACACCCTCAGGCTGATGCCAGTTCAGGGTGATACTCTGGGCACCGGGCACCAGCGGCAGGGTGACCAGACGGGGATTCTGATTGTTCTGCTTGATGGGCTGGCTCTGGCCGTTGATGGTGACCTCGTCGAGTTCCGCACCTTTCGGCAGGGTGATGACGTGATCGGTTCCGTGACTGCTGCGGATATCAATGGTCAGATGTGCCGAGGTGCTGCGCTTACCCGGCGTAATTTCAAGATGGCTGTTGTCAATGGTCACCGTTTGCCCTTTAACCCCTTCGGGGCGGGTGATGCTCAGGGTCAGTCGTTCGTTGGCCCACGGCGACCATTGCGGCAACCAGCGGCCATACTGGTAACGGTGGATTACGGGAATACCTTTGCTAACCACATGCCACATCCGATCAGCGTTGACGCGCCAGATTTCGTTGAACGGGCCACTGTCGGCAGCGACCAGTTCGAGCTGGCTTGATTTTTCCAATGATGATTGCCAGCGCACCTGTTCGATATCTGCGGGCAGATTGATGATGGCTATGTTGTCTTTGACGGTAATGTCACGACCGGTGACCCGTTCACCGCTGAGCAGGGGAATTTCCAGTACCGCGGCCGCACCTTTCTGACTGAGGCGGGTGACAGTGGTCTGCACTTGCCAATCGAGGCCGAGCACCAGTTCGCGCTCGACACGAACAAAGGCCGGTAGTTCACCGGGTTGCAGTTTTTTCTCTTCACTGTCACTAAGGCGGGTCAGCTCAATGGGGCCATGACTGGCCTGACCGTTGCTGATGCCGCCGATGCGCCAGCCCGGCGTTGTCAGATGGACCATGCCGGCCGCCATAGGCACCGGCAGCTGGACGCGTTGCAGGCTGTCGGGTAACGGCGCATGCAGGGTGATGACGTGTTTGCCCGCCGGGACCCGTGCCCACAGTTGTTGGCGCTGATCGCGATAGAGCGGGATACGGCTTTTGCCATCCAGTTGGACGGTCTGCACTGAGAGTTGCTGTAACGGGAAAGGCAATGGTACGGCACTGGCGACCTGACTGTGATAGGTCATCTCCAGCTTGAGGCGTTGGCTGTCGGCCTGAATATCGAGCTGATCCAATGCGGTGCAGTAGGGGGCGCAAGCCACCGGCTCGGTAAGGCGAGCATAGAGTTCATCCAACAGCTCCGGCGAAGGAAAGGTGCCTTGCCCCCCTTGCGCGGCCTGGGTCGTTGTTGTGCCAACGCCGAGCAGCAAAGTGAGCAGACTGGCTGCAACGAAGGCCGCCAGAGCTGTGGTGGTGCCGCTCTTGCCGTGATCCGTGCCGTTCGATTCACTCTTCCAGCGTGGCAGTGGACCCTGGCTGAACAGATGGAGGAACATCAGGGCGATCATCACCACCCCGGCAACCAGGAGCAGGCGGGTTGCCAGCGGTGGCAACAGGAACAGGTGCAGGCTCTGGTCGGACATGACCGGGCCGTTCCAGCGCAGTTCAACCTGTTGCCATTGCCACTTCGGTAGCCCTGGTCCAGTCTGAATTTTCAGGTCAGGACGGTAGCTGGACAGTGCTTTCCCCAGCGACTGGCGTGTTGCCTTCAGCGGCGCGACGGCGTTTTTTTCCATCATCACCTCATCCGTGGCCACGGACATCATCGGCTCCGCCTGATAGTGGCGCGGCGCACTGCGGTGTGGGGTCAGTTGCGGATACAGGGCACTGCGAATCTGCTGGACGCTGAACATCAATACAATTACCAGCAGACCGAGCAGGGCCAGATTGCGATACCATTGGGTGAGCTGTTTGACGCGTCCGGCGGGCAGCACGCGCAGCAGAGCGATCGGGATCAACACATGCAGCCAGATAAGTCGCGGTGCCTGAGGTTCGTGGTAGATCAGCACCAGCCCGGTCAGGGCGACGGCACCAGCGGTAAAACCCCACAAACGGCCAAAACTCAGAGTGAGAATCAGCACGATAAAGATGTCCAGCAGGGTCCAGCGCTGCAGCCACGTGGAGGAGGCGCTGTCGACGCCGGTGGCTTCAATGAGTCGCCAGCCCGGCGGCAGATTAAGGCGGGTGACCAGATGTTCGGGATTAAACTGCCAGCCGACCGCCGGCAGAGAACCCAGCTCTGTCGGTTGCATGCGGCTTTCCGCTTCCAGAGCCACCTGGCTCTGGCGCAGTTCAACACCTGGCCCGGCGGCACCGTCAACATGGGTGATGAACTGGTCTTCGCCATGGCTGCTGACCCGGCCCAGTTGCAGCACCGGTGTTGCATCAAGGCGCGAGCGGTTTTTCAGCTCGCCGGAAATAAAATCTTTGACCGTGTAACCGCCGCCGTCAAAATCGAGCCACAAGGTGCGCTCAAGACGTAGTCGCTCACTGGCTGGATCGCTGTCACCACGTTTACGCGGTACCAGGGTCAATGGCGTGTCCGGGGTCATCAGATAACTCGGCAGGTTGCGCCATTGGCCGGGCATGCCGGTCTGCGCCGGATCGATGGCTGTGGCCCCTTCAATGCTGATCACTCGTAATTCAGGGTGGGCTTCCACCGCCCAGATCTCCTGATCGGCCCACGGACCGTTCGGCGCTGGTGGTGATAAGGTATCAATGGGCCCCTGGTGCCGGGCGGCCAATTGCAGGGTCCAGTTGCCGGGCTTGAGTTGAATGCGTAGAGTTCCGTCGTTTTCCAGACGAGCGGGCAACGGGCTGTTGAGTGATAAAGGAATAAAGCCCTGTGGCAGCATAACGCCGGTGCGCATCTCTCGGGCTTGGCCGGAGACATGCAGTTGGATGCGGGTGGTCAACACCAGAGGGATGGTGTCGGCAACATGGCGAAAAACGCGGAAACTGACATGGTCCTGGACGGCTTCGGCGCTCTGGTCGCCTTTGTTGAGCCAAAGGAGACCATTGCTGTCCATTTGTGGTTGGTGGATAAACTGGCCGTTGCGGGTCAATTTGAGCAGGGCGGTGCCCTGAGGAACTTTGAGGGTTTCCGGCAAGTTGCTCCATGTGAATCGACCACTGATTTCATAGTGGCCGGCGTCAAGCCACAGGGCTGGGCGTTGCTGGTTTTCAGCGGCAGAATTTTCCGCCGGGCTGACCGTACCTGGATGGCGCAATACCGTGGCGGTCGTCCCGTTGACTGTGACCTGTTGCGGCCAGAAACGGTTGTCTCCAGGCAGTTGTACCCAGCCGGGTTGTTCCAGTTCCCAGTATTGGTCAAAGCTGGCACCACGATCATTGGCGGTCAGAGTCAGACTGCCGGGCCATTGGCAGCGGTGTTCGTCACGGCTGTTCCACAGCAGGGTACAGGCTTGTTGCGGGTCGTCATGGAGCACCCATTGTTGCCACGGTTGCAGATCCTCCGGGACATAAGGGTCAGAGACGGCTACAGCCGGACTGCTGATCGACAAAATCATCAGAAACAGGGCCACAAAGAATTGCAATGCAGACATAGGTCGAATTCCCATCACTTAAGATGTTCGTTGTCAATGGATCGATATTTTATTTGCCACCGACGGTGGAGCATGGCGTGAATAAACAGTTTACCGCAAAATAGTGTCCGGCGCATGTCCCGGTACCACAGTTGTCCTATCGGTTGCGTATCAGGGCGTGTTCACCGGGAACTGATCCCTGAGGGTATCGAGATGGCGGCGGAAGATGGTCAGCATCACCTCATAGTTATGTCCGCCGGGGACATGAAAGCTGTTACAGGGCGGCAGCACTGTGGCCAGCAGAGGCGGACCTTCATCGGCGATGCTGTCATCTTGCCCATAGCCCAGATAAATAGGGGGCGATGGTGGACCGAGAGGGCGTGTGTGCTGAGACTGCTTGATCCAGCTCCACACCATGCGTTGCCAGTCGTCAGCCGGGTCAAAGATTCCAGGCTGCCAGACGGAGACTCCACCGGCATCTTTGATTTCGTGAATGATGCCGTCCCAACCGAGAAACGGTGTGATGAGCAAAATGCCGTCGATATCTTCAGGGTGCTCGCGCACATAGATCAAACTGCCGAGTCCTCCCATGGAAAAACCCGCCAGCCAGATGTGTTGATAGCCCTGCTGGCGTGCCGGTTGGATGACATCCTCATAGAGACGGTCAACAAGGGTTTGTTTTTTGTAATAGCCGAAATGGGCATCGGGAACAACGACGTCAAACGGCAAATTGCGCTGACGAACCGCTGTGATGGCGCCAAGGCGTTCAAAATCCTCAGCAGAACCGCCAATGCCGCGCAGGATAACGAGCAGGTTGGGGTTCTGCTGGGGCTGTGTATAGGTCAGTACCGGCAACGGGCTGCGTGTTGCCGGGGTGCAACTGAGGAGGAGGCTGCTCACAAAGATCAGTGTTGTGATGAGCCTCAACCGGTTGAACCAGAGTCGTGACATGGTCGAACTCCTTATACTTTGTGCCGCGGTAATCACTGTTCGGTGGCTGTATGTAACGAACCTGTTGCCGTGTCAGGGGTTATCGCATGGCGCCCAGCTTAACCAGCAGTCGATCCAGCCATCGCCATGGCAGTAGACGTCGGCACGTCGCCAGAACATAAGTCGGCAGCGTGACATAGTAGCGTGGTTGCGGGCGCGGGCTGCTCAGAGCATGGAGCACTCGCTTGGTGACCAGTGCCGGTGATCCGGTAAACGGGGTCGGGTGGTCACTGGCGGCATAATAGTTGGTCACTCGCCGGTAGTCGTTGGCGTGATCACTGTCCTGCCAGTTAATCTCCTGCTGAAACGCTTCCAGGGCATTGTAGCGAAAACGACTGCGGATCGGTCCCGGTTCGATCAGGCTGACTTTGACCGGGGAATCGTAAAGTTCCAAACGCAGGGTGTCGGTCAGTCCTTCGAGGGCGAACTTGCTGGCGTTGTAAGCGCCTTGCCATGGGAAGGCGACCAAACCGAGCACCGAGCTGATGGTGACCAACCGTCCTTCCGCGCCCTGTTTCAATGCGGGAAGCAGGCCGACGGTCAGCTGGTGGGTGCCGAACAGGTTGACGGCAAACTGTTGTTCAAGGCTGTCGCGGGAAAGGTCTTCGACCGCGCCGGGCTGGCCGTAGGCGGCGTTATTGATCAGGGCGTAGAGGGCGTTATCGCACAACGACAGGATGGTGTTGATAGCTCGGTCAACGCCGGCACTATCCGCCAGTTCCAGAGCACAGGTGGTCAGACCGAGGCGGCGCAGTTCCTCAAGGTCTTCGTCGCGGCGGGCGGTGGCGATCACCCGGTAGTCGTATTGATACAGGGTCAGGGCGATATCCCGGCCGATACCGCTGGAAGCGCCGGTGACAACGACCCAACGTTGCTGTCCCATGCTGGTCATGATGTTTTCCTCACTGATTGAATCTTGTAATCTCCGCTCTGACTTTTGATTGCTGAAGCTTTACCGTGGAGCATCTAGGCTGCTTTGGCGAGCATCCTCCGTCTGCGTGGTTTGGTGCCCACGTGACGCGGGCTTCCGCGCAAAATCGACTCCCGGGCTTCGCGTCCTGCGGAGTCCCTCACGCCATCCGCTTACGCCGCGATATCGGCAAAAAACTCGGTCTGTTGGTAACCGCCCTCAAACAGTTTGCCGACGATCATCACGGCGACGCTCCTTGCGTTCGGCGCTGCAGTACCGGAGAGCGGGTGGAATGCGGACGGTTCATTCCTGATGTCCTTATTCCCACCTGCTAGAGGTGTCGCGTCTACCCAAAACGATAAATCAGTTGGCCGTTGTGGAACAGTTCGATGGGACCGTCTTCGGACACCTTGATGACGCGGCCGTAATGGGATGCGGCGGTGGCCGCCGTGGTGCGACCGCCGCCGGTGACTAGGTCGCCGGCTTTGGAGGTGTCGATGATGACACCGGTGTCGAGCAGTTCCCCTTTGCGGTTGATGACCGTCAGACCGTCTGAAGAGAGGATGCGCATCAGTTCACCGGAACGTTTCAACACGCCGATACGGGTGCCGCAGACGTGGCGGATCAGCGCCCGGCTCAGCGGGTCGCGACCGCCGACCGAACCTTTGCGCAGCTCCTGCAGATCGGTTTTTTCATTACTGATCAGGATGACTGTACCGTGGCGTGATTTGGACAGGGCGTACACCGACCAGATCAGCACATCGATGGCGCGTTTATCAAAATAGCCGCGCAAAAAGACGCGGAAAATATCCGGGTCGAAAATCCCCCAGTCGCCGTGACGCCACACCAGCAGTTTGCCGCTGTCCAGCACGACTTCAACCTCCGAGGCCTCATTCACGAAAATGGCAAAGGCCCCAGAACCGGCTTTTTCAAGTAAGGACACGGTTTCGCGGTTGGCCAACTGATCGATGGAGTCGCGTGGTCCCGGACTGCTGGTGCGGATGGTGCCCTTGACGTTCATACGGATGTCGCAGATGTACAGGGCACGCAAACCGTCGACAAAACGGTATGACAGCGGATTGACAAAAAAGTTGGCGTTGATCCGTTTGCGGTCATCCCCCAGATCGAGCCAGGTGTAGCGGGTTTGTTTCAGCAACGGCAGCAGCTCTTCGAGCTGATTACGATAGATGAGAAAGCCGGTGGTGGCCGGAACGCCCTCGTAGCGTTGGTATGAGAGCTTTTTCAGCAGCTGGATCAGGTTTTGGGTGGTCCAGAACACCCCTTTACGGTCATCGCGAATGTAGCGGGCAACGGCAATATCCATCAACGACGTGAGTAGGGCGGTGCGGAAATGCGCGGCATAGCCTTTGGCGGAAAATCCGGAGAACAGGCCCTCGAGCGCCGTGAGCATTTCCTGAATAAAACTTTCCTCGGTCGGCGTGAATGCCAGTTCACCACGTTGGGCACAAAAATGGTAGGGAACGCCACCAATTTCAATGTTGATCACCAAGTCGTTTTCTTGCTCTCCACACTGGTCGCACTCCTCCAATTCATTGAAGGCGACTTTGGCACCACCAAGAAAAGAACTGACGCTGTTGCGAATGGCATTAAAGGCTGACTTCGGCATAGACAACAGCTTGCCTCATCCAGGCTAAGCGTGCAACAAAAAAGGGCTTTTCCGGTTAATGTTTTTTTAGGGTTTACGCATCAGGGTGTTAGAATGCCTTCAATTTCGCCCGAGATCTGAATGGCATAGTTGTCGGTGAGGCCAGAGACAAAATCAAAGATTTGCCGCAGCCACCATTGATAAGATTGATCGACGTTTTTTTTGATGTAGGCGTCGTCCCACGCCAGATTGAAACAACGCTGGGAGATGAAGTCGAGGTCGCGGTAATCTTTGCGGTCGCACAGGGATTGGGCAGAAAGCACAAAGGCCTTGATGATGCGGCCGAGCATTTTGTAGGAGCCGATCTCATAGCCGAGTTTGGACCGATGGGAAAAAATGGTGGTGTAGAGCGTCGCGATCTCTGCAAACGCCTCGCTGAATCTGTCGGAAAAATCGCTTTTTAGATCGGCTTCGCGTTCGCCGTTGAGGATCGCCGCATAATCGTCAGTAAACACCCGACAGGTTTCTTTGATCAGGGCATCAACCGCTTCACTGCGTGCCATGGCCGTGGGTTTCCAGGTGTCATCGGGACAGTCGGCGAGTGTTAAAAACAGCTTCTTGATCGGTTTTTCCGGGAAAATGCGCATAGACACGGCATCTTCCATGTCAAGCAGGCGGTAGCAGATATCATCTGCCGCTTCAGTGAGAAACGACAGAGGATGACGGGCGACAGTGCCATCCGCACGCGCCAGTCCCATGGTGCTGACCATGTCTTCAAAGATCTCTTTTTCGCTGGCAAAAACGTTGAACTTTTTCTTGTCCGCGGCGCGCGGGTCATCACTGGTCCACGGGTATTTGATCATGGCGCCGAGGGAGGCATAGGTCAGGCGCATGTAGCCATAGGGGGTGCTGTCCTTGCGTGCCGCCAGACGAAAACCTTGGGCGTTTCCCTCGAACTGCAGCAGGTCCGCACGTGTTTTTTCATCGACGCGTTCGATGGCGTCGTCGCGGTCGTCGAAAACCAGTTTGTCATGTTTGGCCACCCATTCACGGATCGTGTTTTCACCCGCATGGCCAAAGGGCGGATTGCCGATGTCGTGAATCAGGCAGCCGACCTGGACAATCTGGGCGATGTCACCAAAAAGATGGGTGTGCTCGGGATGTTGCTTGACCAGAAACGGCTGAATTTTTTTTCCCAGAGAACGGCCAACGCTGCCGACTTCAATGGAGTGAATTAAGCGGTTGTGGATATGATCATTGGGCGCCAGAGGGTGAACCTGAGTCTTTTTTGCCAGACGGCGGAAAGGCTCACAGAACACCACCCGGTCATAATCGATTTCGAACGGACTGCGTTCAACAGTCGTCGGGAACGACGAGGCGGGCTGTCCAACACGACTATGGGACAACAATCGGGGCCATTCTAGGGACATCATTTACCTCCACAAGGCTGGATCTGGGTTGCCTGCAGCATAAAAGGTTTTGGCCGCGGATGCAAAAAGTTGTTTCACGCGGTTTGTCTGATCCAATCCTGTGCCTCATCCAGCTCCGCGAACACCGCCGTACGATGGTCTGACAAAATCTTGTTGCCCTGTTGCCAGAGTTCCAGCCAGGCATCAACACGGTCCGCCCC encodes the following:
- the pap gene encoding polyphosphate:AMP phosphotransferase, with translation MFESVELGQQVDKQEYKDAIAQLRTQLITAQIACQKASGPIILLISGMDGAGKGELVNALGDMLDMRNVVIQTFWETSDEEQQRPDHWRFWRAMPKRGQIGIFFGAWYTDPMRRYVEGQADEIALEHDMRRIVRLEKMLADDHAVILKFWFHLSAETQKQKHQKLKKKHKESPEMIKRAMWHFDHYSRIRDAAEQSIRHTDRAQARWYLIDASHKRHRHLRVFTILNKALQICTEQNHSPLVADDVIMDVDTAPVLNSVNLDHTLGPDSYHDQLTEYQSRLHRLIWLAYKKRLSTILLFEGWDAAGKGGSIRRVANAMDPRLVQQISIGSPTDEEKDHHYLWRFWRHLPRAGMVTIYDRSWYGRTLVERVEGFAHPAEWHRAYEEINEFEQQLIQAPTLLLKFWLHIDQDEQLRRFKEREVTPWKQHKITDEDWRNREKWADYERAVNETISRTSTREAPWQLIAANDKKFARIAVLRHTVEQLERLLNEVKK
- a CDS encoding DUF4126 domain-containing protein, producing the protein MDQLDQITAVIALSMGAAWASGINLYATILVLGLMGNSGTMVLPQTLQIVQEPIVIGASALMYVVEFFADKFPGVDTGWDTIHTFIRIPAGAALAAAATGGVDPSISLAAAIVGGTLTAATHATKAGSRVLINTSPEPVTNWAASLSEDVAVIGGLWVALNHPLVFIGLLIVFILLLVWLLPKLWRGIKKVFAAIGRLFSGKKSAEVVQEPPQIEPPT
- a CDS encoding alpha/beta hydrolase yields the protein MSRLWFNRLRLITTLIFVSSLLLSCTPATRSPLPVLTYTQPQQNPNLLVILRGIGGSAEDFERLGAITAVRQRNLPFDVVVPDAHFGYYKKQTLVDRLYEDVIQPARQQGYQHIWLAGFSMGGLGSLIYVREHPEDIDGILLITPFLGWDGIIHEIKDAGGVSVWQPGIFDPADDWQRMVWSWIKQSQHTRPLGPPSPPIYLGYGQDDSIADEGPPLLATVLPPCNSFHVPGGHNYEVMLTIFRRHLDTLRDQFPVNTP
- a CDS encoding SDR family NAD(P)-dependent oxidoreductase, with protein sequence MTSMGQQRWVVVTGASSGIGRDIALTLYQYDYRVIATARRDEDLEELRRLGLTTCALELADSAGVDRAINTILSLCDNALYALINNAAYGQPGAVEDLSRDSLEQQFAVNLFGTHQLTVGLLPALKQGAEGRLVTISSVLGLVAFPWQGAYNASKFALEGLTDTLRLELYDSPVKVSLIEPGPIRSRFRYNALEAFQQEINWQDSDHANDYRRVTNYYAASDHPTPFTGSPALVTKRVLHALSSPRPQPRYYVTLPTYVLATCRRLLPWRWLDRLLVKLGAMR
- the dgt gene encoding dGTP triphosphohydrolase, which encodes MSLEWPRLLSHSRVGQPASSFPTTVERSPFEIDYDRVVFCEPFRRLAKKTQVHPLAPNDHIHNRLIHSIEVGSVGRSLGKKIQPFLVKQHPEHTHLFGDIAQIVQVGCLIHDIGNPPFGHAGENTIREWVAKHDKLVFDDRDDAIERVDEKTRADLLQFEGNAQGFRLAARKDSTPYGYMRLTYASLGAMIKYPWTSDDPRAADKKKFNVFASEKEIFEDMVSTMGLARADGTVARHPLSFLTEAADDICYRLLDMEDAVSMRIFPEKPIKKLFLTLADCPDDTWKPTAMARSEAVDALIKETCRVFTDDYAAILNGEREADLKSDFSDRFSEAFAEIATLYTTIFSHRSKLGYEIGSYKMLGRIIKAFVLSAQSLCDRKDYRDLDFISQRCFNLAWDDAYIKKNVDQSYQWWLRQIFDFVSGLTDNYAIQISGEIEGILTP